A genomic window from Lotus japonicus ecotype B-129 chromosome 1, LjGifu_v1.2 includes:
- the LOC130730098 gene encoding uncharacterized protein LOC130730098, producing the protein MSNLFVKQAKQYAGARPSYPPQLFQFIASKTPSHNLAWDVATGSGQAAKSLAELYQNVIATDASEKQLEFATKLPNVRYQHTPSTMSIAEVEQKVAPQGTIDLVTIAQGLHWFDLPNFYAQVNWVLKKPHGVIAAWSYNLPRLSDAVDSVLDQFYGSDTKPYWDQARRLVENNYRTIDFPFEPVDGADHTGPFEFVTETVMDFDDFLTYIKSWSAYQTAKEKGVELLGEDVVEKFKLAWGEDGQKVAKYPIYLRIGKVSDA; encoded by the exons ATGTCAAATCTGTTTGTGAAACAGGCAAAACAATATGCAGGTGCAAGGCCAAGTTATCCACCGCAGCTCTTCCAATTCATTGCTTCAAAAACCCCCTCTCACAACCTTGCTTGGGATGTTGCCACCGGAAGCGGCCAAGCTGCCAAATCG TTAGCTGAACTATACCAGAATGTCATAGCCACGGATGCTAGTGAGAAACAGCTTGAATTTGCAACAAAGCTCCCCAATGTGCGATACCAGCATACCCCTTCAACCATGTCCATTGCAGAGGTTGAACAAAAGGTGGCACCTCAAGGAACCATAGACCTTGTGACCATTGCCCAAGGTCTCCACTGGTTTGACCTCCCAAACTTCTATGCACAAGTCAATTGGGTTCTCAAGAAACCACATGGAGTCATTGCAGCGTGGTCTTACAATTTGCCTAGACTTAGTGATGCAGTAGACTCTGTCCTTGATCAATTTTATGGCTCTGATACTAAACCTTATTGGGACCAAGCACGCAGATTGGTTGAAAACAATTACAGAACCATTGATTTTCCATTTGAGCCTGTGGATGGAGCTGATCACACAGGACCGTTTGAGTTTGTGACAGAGACTGTGATGGATTTCGATGATTTCTTAACTTATATAAAATCATGGTCAGCATATCAGACAGCAAAGGAGAAGGGAGTGGAGCTTCTAGGCGAGGATGTGGTTGAAAAGTTCAAACTTGCTTGGGGTGAAGATGGCCAGAAGGTTGCCAAGTATCCAATTTATCTTAGAATTGGAAAAGTAAGTGATGCCTGA